From Lewinellaceae bacterium:
AAATCCTGATTCCAGCCGCATTAATAGGAATGGCGTTTTTTATGCTTTCCTTCCAGTCTAATAGTGACTGGCCGGTTCCCGAAAAATACCAAAAGATGAAGAACCCCGTCGCTGCCAGTGACGATTCCGTTGAAATGGGTGAAGACCTGTGGAAGACGCATTGCAAGTCCTGCCACGGCAAGGAAGGCTTGGGCGATGGGTCTAAAGCGGCTCAACTGGACACTCCCGCCGGCGACTTCACCAGCGCCAAGTTCCAGAAGCAAACCGACGGCGCGCTCTTCTACAAAACACTGGAAGGCAGAGGGGATATGCCGTCTTACAAGAAGAAAATTCCTAACGAGGAAGACATTTGGAACCTCGTCAACTTTATGAGGACGCTGAAGTAACGTCTGCAGTGATAAAGTGAATTGAATAAAAGCCCCGGCAGGAAATTTTCCTGCCGGGGCTTTTTCATTGATGCCTCGCCGTGGTTGTCTCCAAAGAGGCCGGACAAGCCTGTAAGACTAAATTCAAAAATTCTTTTCTATACCCATAAGCTGATATATTCTTCTTCCAATCTGAATCAGAGCAAAAAATTAATAGCCAAATCCGATGATTATTATCATCAAATTTGGAAATAAATGTCATCAACCCTCCGGAAATAATTTCCCAAATTTGAGCTACCCCTTATATTCTATGGGGAAAAGCGGCTTCGGGCCAAAATTTTCCGGAGCCGTTATGAGATTGAAAAACTCAATAATTCCAACAAAAAAACGATCATGAAAGGGAAAAAGCAAAAGCCGGAAAGAGCTTCTCGCCGTTCTTTTTTTCGCAAAGGCATTCTCGCCGGAATTGGCGCCATGCTGGGCATCACCTCAGCCAGGGCCGCCACCAATGATGATGATGAAGAAACTGTAAAAATGCTGACTGCTGACGGGGAACTCGTGGAAGTGCCCCGGAAGGCGCTGCCTAAGGCAGCAGGCAAAGTCGTCTCCAACCAGGAGCTGTTCAAATGGAGGGAAAAACATAAACAATAGCTTCGGTTCCCTTTCTCCAAAAGCGCTCCTTCCAAGCAAACCTGGGCCCGGGCTCGTCCGGAGCCATTTGTCCAAATGATGAGTGGGGTTTATCATTTTTTTGAATAAAAATGACCAGAATCATGACGGACAAAAATAACCAGAGTACGACAAGGCGGGAAT
This genomic window contains:
- a CDS encoding cytochrome c is translated as MAFFMLSFQSNSDWPVPEKYQKMKNPVAASDDSVEMGEDLWKTHCKSCHGKEGLGDGSKAAQLDTPAGDFTSAKFQKQTDGALFYKTLEGRGDMPSYKKKIPNEEDIWNLVNFMRTLK